A genome region from Solirubrobacter pauli includes the following:
- a CDS encoding aminotransferase class III-fold pyridoxal phosphate-dependent enzyme, which yields MDRVLSGQTPRLTETDAVEIGAALFGVRADTARDLGSERDRTFLLEDDGPVAILKVSNSAEDPDVLDMEAAAALHVTAVDPGLRVALPKPAAGSDALKARWQDHWVRLYDVLPGSSRISALELSDAALGNWGETTARLGQALRAFTHPRATRVMPWDVQHALHARAQLADIRDPHARGVVARVLDAFEAHAVPRWPRLRAQVAHTDLTVDNALTDEAGFVTGIIDFGDMSHTALVTDLASVLDSVCGGREGPELLRSARLVLDGYQRRVPLEDVELEVLGVAWAARAAITIAISSWRAAQGLEDPEWAERYNAIALRTCTTLESLGWDAVARALGAEGAREPDPSLAARRAAAFGPAVDPLFYAEPIEVLRSEGVWITDTSGRTFLDAYNNVPCVGHAHPRITSAIARQSRRINTHTRYLHPSAIELSERLTATCPPELDTVLLVNSGSEANDLAWRMATAVTGNRGGLCTDFAYHGITEAIAALSPEGWFGAPGPDHVETWDPTADPSALDAAIERLRARGHAPAATILDGVVTSDGIFDLDPAYVQALAARTRAAGGLWIADEVQSGHGRTGTHLWCFERFGIVPDFVTLGKPMGNGHPVAAVITRSDIVAQLVGHTTLFSTFGGNPVSAAAALAVLDVLDDERVLDRVQRTSHGLRAALLAIDDPAILDVRAVGLAVGVELEGDRARAVRDRMRELGVLVGTTGRHSDTVKIRPPLALDEHHVPQLAGALGDALSSTRR from the coding sequence GTGGACCGCGTGCTCAGCGGGCAGACCCCGCGCCTGACCGAGACCGACGCCGTCGAGATCGGCGCCGCACTGTTCGGCGTCCGCGCCGACACCGCCAGGGACCTCGGGAGCGAGCGCGACCGGACGTTCCTGCTCGAGGACGACGGGCCGGTGGCGATCCTGAAGGTGTCCAACTCCGCCGAAGACCCGGACGTGCTCGACATGGAGGCCGCGGCGGCGCTGCACGTCACGGCGGTCGACCCGGGCCTGCGCGTCGCGCTGCCGAAGCCCGCGGCCGGCTCCGACGCCCTGAAGGCGCGCTGGCAGGACCACTGGGTGCGGCTCTACGACGTGCTGCCCGGGAGCAGCCGGATCTCCGCGCTCGAGCTGTCGGACGCCGCGCTGGGCAACTGGGGCGAGACCACCGCACGGCTCGGCCAGGCGCTGCGCGCGTTCACCCATCCGCGCGCCACGCGCGTAATGCCGTGGGACGTCCAGCACGCGTTGCACGCCCGCGCGCAGCTCGCCGACATCCGCGACCCGCACGCGCGCGGGGTCGTGGCGCGGGTGCTCGACGCGTTCGAGGCGCACGCGGTCCCGCGCTGGCCGCGGCTGCGCGCGCAGGTCGCGCACACGGACCTGACGGTCGACAACGCGCTCACCGACGAGGCCGGCTTCGTCACCGGGATCATCGACTTCGGCGACATGAGCCACACGGCGCTCGTCACCGACCTCGCGTCGGTGCTGGACTCCGTGTGCGGCGGCCGCGAGGGGCCCGAGCTGCTGCGCTCCGCGCGGCTCGTGCTCGACGGCTACCAGCGCCGCGTCCCGCTCGAGGACGTCGAGCTGGAGGTGCTCGGCGTCGCCTGGGCCGCCCGCGCGGCGATCACGATCGCGATCAGCTCCTGGCGCGCCGCCCAGGGCCTCGAGGACCCCGAGTGGGCGGAGCGCTACAACGCGATCGCGCTCAGGACGTGCACGACGCTCGAGTCGCTGGGCTGGGACGCCGTCGCGCGCGCACTCGGAGCGGAGGGCGCGCGCGAGCCCGACCCGTCGCTCGCCGCGCGCCGCGCCGCCGCCTTCGGGCCCGCCGTCGACCCGCTGTTCTACGCCGAGCCGATCGAGGTCCTGCGCTCCGAGGGCGTATGGATCACCGACACGTCGGGGCGCACGTTCCTCGACGCGTACAACAACGTCCCGTGCGTCGGCCACGCGCACCCGCGGATCACGTCCGCGATCGCCCGTCAGAGCCGCCGCATCAACACGCACACGCGCTACCTGCACCCGAGCGCGATCGAGCTCTCCGAGCGTCTCACCGCCACCTGCCCGCCCGAGCTGGACACCGTGCTGCTGGTCAACTCCGGCTCGGAGGCCAACGACCTCGCCTGGCGGATGGCGACCGCCGTGACCGGCAACCGCGGCGGGCTGTGCACCGACTTCGCCTACCACGGCATCACCGAGGCGATCGCCGCGCTCTCGCCCGAGGGCTGGTTCGGCGCGCCCGGGCCCGACCACGTCGAGACGTGGGACCCGACCGCCGACCCGTCCGCGCTCGACGCCGCGATCGAGCGCCTGCGCGCCCGTGGGCACGCGCCCGCCGCGACGATCCTCGACGGCGTCGTCACCAGCGACGGCATCTTCGACCTCGATCCCGCGTACGTCCAGGCGCTCGCCGCGCGGACCCGCGCCGCCGGCGGCCTCTGGATCGCCGACGAGGTCCAGTCCGGCCACGGCCGCACCGGCACGCATCTGTGGTGCTTCGAGCGCTTCGGGATCGTCCCGGACTTCGTCACGCTCGGCAAGCCGATGGGCAACGGCCACCCGGTCGCCGCCGTCATCACCCGCAGCGACATCGTCGCCCAGCTCGTCGGCCACACGACGCTCTTCAGCACGTTCGGCGGCAACCCCGTCAGCGCCGCCGCGGCCCTCGCCGTGCTCGACGTCCTCGACGACGAGCGCGTGCTCGACCGCGTCCAGCGCACGAGCCACGGGCTCCGCGCCGCGCTGCTCGCGATCGACGACCCCGCCATCCTCGACGTGCGCGCCGTCGGCCTGGCGGTGGGCGTCGAGCTCGAGGGCGACCGCGCCCGCGCGGTGCGCGACCGGATGCGCGAGCTGGGCGTGCTCGTGGGCACCACGGGACGCCACTCGGACACCGTCAAGATCCGCCCGCCGCTCGCGCTCGACGAGCACCACGTCCCGCAGCTCGCCGGCGCGCTCGGGGACGCGCTCAGCTCAACCCGACGGTGA
- a CDS encoding aldehyde dehydrogenase family protein, with protein sequence MVIEVENPSRREVIATVPRHDADDVDRAVRAAAAAFPAWRARPARDRGTLLLRIAEDLSAIGEELARTIAAETGNAIRTQARGEAATAADVFRYFGGVASEQKGEVLPMGDALLSYTVREPLGVVAAIVPWNAPVLLASLKVAMALCTGNTLVLKPAEDAPLGVLQMADVCWRHLPEGVLNVVTGYGEETGGALLNHPGIAKITFTGSTEVGRIAMRAAAERILPVSLELGGKAPAIVYPDSDDDATVQHVITAMRFARQGQSCTAGSRLFVHASIFEDFTARLASALEALVVGDALDDASDIGSLINGTQDARVCAYVQEALDQGATALTGGLPGARPGYQVPPTVLTGVDQSWRVAREEVFGPVLVALPWTDEDEVIRWANDTHYGLAAFVFAKDIDRALRAAHAIEAGWVQVNRSGGQLPGMSYGGKKLSGLGSEYSIEGALESFTQRKSITVGLS encoded by the coding sequence ATGGTCATCGAGGTCGAGAACCCGTCGCGGCGCGAGGTCATCGCGACCGTCCCGCGGCATGACGCCGACGACGTCGACCGCGCGGTGCGCGCCGCCGCGGCGGCCTTCCCGGCGTGGCGCGCGCGGCCCGCGCGTGACCGGGGGACGCTGCTGCTGCGGATCGCCGAGGACCTGTCGGCGATCGGCGAGGAGCTGGCGCGGACGATCGCGGCCGAGACCGGCAACGCGATCCGCACGCAGGCGCGCGGCGAGGCCGCGACCGCCGCGGACGTGTTCCGCTACTTCGGCGGCGTCGCGAGCGAGCAGAAGGGCGAGGTGCTGCCGATGGGTGACGCCCTGCTCAGCTACACGGTGCGCGAGCCGCTCGGCGTCGTCGCCGCGATCGTGCCCTGGAACGCGCCGGTCCTGCTCGCGTCGCTGAAGGTGGCGATGGCGCTGTGCACCGGCAACACGCTCGTGCTCAAGCCCGCGGAGGACGCGCCGCTCGGCGTGCTCCAGATGGCGGACGTGTGCTGGCGCCACCTGCCCGAGGGCGTCCTGAACGTCGTCACCGGCTACGGCGAGGAGACCGGCGGCGCGCTGCTCAACCACCCGGGGATCGCCAAGATCACCTTCACTGGCTCCACCGAGGTCGGCCGGATCGCGATGCGCGCCGCGGCCGAGCGGATCCTGCCGGTGTCCTTGGAGCTCGGCGGCAAGGCGCCCGCGATCGTGTACCCGGACTCCGACGACGACGCGACCGTCCAGCACGTGATCACCGCGATGCGCTTCGCCCGCCAGGGCCAGTCCTGCACGGCCGGCTCGCGCCTGTTCGTGCACGCGTCAATCTTCGAGGACTTCACCGCGCGGCTGGCGAGCGCGCTCGAGGCCCTGGTCGTCGGCGACGCCCTCGACGACGCCTCCGACATCGGCTCGCTGATCAACGGCACGCAGGACGCGCGCGTCTGCGCGTACGTGCAGGAAGCGCTCGACCAGGGCGCGACCGCGCTGACCGGCGGCCTGCCGGGCGCCCGTCCCGGCTACCAGGTCCCTCCGACCGTGCTCACCGGCGTCGACCAGTCCTGGCGCGTCGCCCGTGAGGAGGTCTTCGGCCCGGTGCTCGTCGCCCTGCCATGGACCGACGAGGACGAGGTCATCCGCTGGGCCAACGACACCCACTACGGTCTCGCCGCGTTCGTCTTCGCCAAGGACATCGACCGCGCCCTCCGCGCCGCTCACGCGATCGAGGCCGGTTGGGTCCAGGTCAACCGCAGCGGCGGCCAGCTCCCGGGCATGAGCTACGGCGGCAAGAAGCTGTCCGGCCTCGGCTCGGAGTACTCGATCGAGGGCGCGCTGGAGAGCTTCACGCAGCGCAAGAGCATCACCGTCGGGTTGAGCTGA
- the sugE gene encoding quaternary ammonium compound efflux SMR transporter SugE, protein MSWVVLLVAGLFETVWALALKESHGFTRLGPSVLFVVAMIVSMALLAYALRDLPVGTGYAVWTGTGAVGAAIAGIVLLGDSAALTRLLPIGLIAVGIVWLALAEG, encoded by the coding sequence ATGTCCTGGGTAGTGCTGTTGGTGGCCGGCCTGTTCGAGACGGTCTGGGCCTTGGCCCTGAAGGAGTCCCACGGGTTCACGCGGCTCGGGCCGTCGGTGCTGTTCGTCGTGGCGATGATCGTGAGCATGGCGCTGCTGGCCTACGCGTTGCGGGACCTCCCGGTCGGCACCGGCTACGCGGTGTGGACGGGCACGGGCGCTGTCGGCGCGGCGATCGCGGGGATCGTCCTCCTGGGCGACTCGGCCGCGCTCACGCGGCTGCTCCCGATCGGGCTGATCGCCGTCGGGATCGTCTGGCTCGCGCTCGCGGAGGGCTAG